AAGAAGATTTGTTTCGTTCAGAGCTTTTCCAGATCATTGATCTCCGTCACCCCTTGGTGAAACCGGCAGGGATGGTTGACCGGGATCGGCCGGACGACCTGTTCGGTGCGACCTGCTGCCCTGACCAGGGCCGTCCGGCCATCAGCACCCGTCTGATGGTTTCCCTGCATTACCTCAAGTACATGCACAACCTCAGCGATGAAGGCGTTCTTGACGGGTGGGTTGAGAACCCCTACTGGCAGTACCTGAGCGGCATGAAGTTTTTTCAGCACGTCTT
This sequence is a window from Syntrophales bacterium. Protein-coding genes within it:
- a CDS encoding transposase, whose product is MKPKRPPQHNRQEDLFRSELFQIIDLRHPLVKPAGMVDRDRPDDLFGATCCPDQGRPAISTRLMVSLHYLKYMHNLSDEGVLDGWVENPYWQYLSGMKFFQHV